From a single Streptomyces misionensis genomic region:
- a CDS encoding LacI family DNA-binding transcriptional regulator has translation MASIKDVAAAAGVSVATVSRVLNAHPSVSADARGRVLAAVEALGYRPNAVARSLRTDQTHTLGLVISDVLNPYFTELARSVEEEARALGYSVIIGNADERPDLQDHHVRTLLDRRIDGLLVSPTDGGSPLMLDAARAGTPMVFVDRWIPGVDVPVVRADGRAAVQDLVAHLYRLGHRRVAIIAGPAATTTGSERVEAFRSALAEYGLSLPDVHIGQGDFQAASGRRVTEGFLDLPEPPDAVFAADNLMALGALDAVRARGLRVPDDIALAAFDDIPWFVHTDPPVTAIAQPTGELGRAAVRALVDRIEGRPAASVTLAARLVVRRSCGETPEKARIIPTPPLPPVQRSTP, from the coding sequence GTGGCGAGCATCAAGGATGTCGCCGCCGCGGCGGGCGTGTCCGTCGCGACGGTCTCGCGGGTGCTGAACGCGCATCCGTCGGTCAGCGCGGACGCCCGCGGCCGCGTGCTGGCCGCCGTCGAGGCGCTCGGGTACCGGCCGAACGCCGTCGCCCGTTCGCTGCGCACCGACCAGACGCACACCCTCGGCCTCGTCATCAGCGACGTGCTGAACCCGTACTTCACCGAGCTGGCCCGCTCCGTGGAGGAAGAGGCCCGGGCGCTCGGGTACAGCGTGATCATCGGGAACGCCGACGAGCGGCCCGACCTCCAGGACCACCACGTGCGCACTCTGCTGGACCGGCGGATCGACGGGCTGCTGGTGTCCCCGACCGACGGCGGTTCGCCGCTGATGCTGGACGCGGCGCGGGCCGGCACCCCCATGGTCTTCGTGGACCGCTGGATCCCCGGCGTCGACGTCCCCGTCGTACGCGCCGACGGACGGGCCGCCGTGCAGGACCTCGTGGCCCACCTGTACCGGCTGGGCCACCGGCGGGTCGCGATCATCGCGGGACCGGCGGCCACCACGACCGGCAGCGAGCGGGTCGAGGCGTTCCGGTCCGCGCTGGCCGAGTACGGGCTGTCGCTCCCCGACGTCCACATCGGCCAGGGCGACTTCCAGGCGGCCAGCGGGCGCCGGGTCACCGAGGGCTTCCTCGACCTGCCCGAGCCGCCGGACGCCGTCTTCGCGGCCGACAACCTGATGGCGCTCGGTGCCCTCGACGCCGTCCGCGCCCGCGGGCTGCGGGTGCCGGACGACATCGCGCTCGCCGCGTTCGACGACATCCCGTGGTTCGTGCACACCGATCCTCCGGTCACCGCGATCGCCCAGCCCACGGGCGAACTGGGCCGGGCCGCCGTACGGGCCCTGGTGGACCGGATCGAGGGGCGGCCGGCCGCGTCCGTCACCCTCGCCGCCCGGCTCGTCGTACGCCGCTCCTGCGGTGAGACGCCGGAGAAGGCCCGCATCATCCCCACCCCGCCCCTCCCCCCAGTGCAAAGGAGCACGCCGTGA
- a CDS encoding sugar ABC transporter ATP-binding protein — MSNPDELLRIEGIRKTFPGVVALDGVDFDLRRGEVHVLLGENGAGKSTLIKMLSGAYTPDSGRILVGGEEVRIHGAQDSERLGIATIYQEFNLVPDLTVAENIFLGRQPRRFGMIDRGRMEADAAKLLERVGVRVSPRARVRELGIARLQMVEIAKALSLNARVLIMDEPTAVLTSEEVEKLFAIVRQLRADGVGIVFITHHLDEIAALGDRVTVIRDGKSVGQVPASTPEDELVRLMVGRSIEQQYPRRRPEKGAALLSVEGLTRDGVFHDVSFEVHAGEVVGIAGLVGAGRTEVVRAVFGADPYDDGTVKVGGNALRRFDVNAAMAAGIGLVPEDRKGQGLVLDASVEENLGLVTMRSASRAGLVDRKAQHVAAERIAAQLGVRMAGLGQHVRTLSGGNQQKVVIGKWLLADTKVLILDEPTRGIDVGAKVEIYQLINELTAAGAAVLMISSDLPEVLGMSDRVLVMAQGRIAGELAADEATQDAVMALAVSTPTAEKEATRGR; from the coding sequence GTGAGCAACCCGGACGAGTTGCTGCGCATCGAGGGCATACGCAAGACCTTTCCCGGCGTGGTCGCGCTCGACGGTGTCGACTTCGACCTGCGCCGTGGCGAGGTGCATGTGCTGCTCGGTGAGAACGGCGCCGGCAAGAGCACGCTGATCAAGATGCTCTCCGGTGCCTATACGCCCGACTCCGGGCGGATCCTCGTGGGCGGTGAGGAGGTGCGCATCCATGGTGCGCAGGACTCCGAGCGGCTCGGGATCGCCACCATCTACCAGGAGTTCAACCTGGTCCCGGACCTGACGGTCGCCGAGAACATCTTCCTCGGCCGCCAGCCGCGCCGGTTCGGGATGATCGACCGCGGGCGCATGGAGGCCGACGCCGCCAAGCTGCTCGAACGGGTCGGCGTGCGGGTCTCGCCGCGTGCCCGGGTACGCGAACTCGGCATCGCCCGGCTCCAGATGGTGGAGATCGCCAAGGCGCTGAGCCTGAACGCGCGGGTGCTGATCATGGACGAGCCGACCGCCGTGCTGACCTCGGAGGAGGTCGAGAAGCTGTTCGCCATCGTGCGGCAGCTGCGCGCGGACGGGGTGGGCATCGTGTTCATCACCCACCACCTCGACGAGATCGCCGCCCTCGGCGACCGCGTCACCGTCATCCGGGACGGGAAGAGCGTCGGGCAGGTGCCCGCCTCCACCCCGGAGGACGAGCTGGTGCGGCTCATGGTCGGACGCTCCATCGAGCAGCAGTACCCGCGCCGACGCCCCGAGAAGGGCGCCGCGTTGCTCAGTGTCGAGGGGCTCACCCGCGACGGTGTCTTCCACGACGTGAGCTTCGAGGTGCACGCCGGTGAGGTCGTCGGCATCGCCGGGCTCGTGGGCGCCGGGCGGACCGAGGTCGTGCGGGCCGTGTTCGGCGCGGACCCGTACGACGACGGCACCGTGAAGGTCGGCGGCAACGCGCTGCGGCGCTTCGACGTGAACGCCGCGATGGCGGCCGGGATCGGGTTGGTGCCCGAGGACCGCAAGGGGCAGGGGCTCGTCCTCGACGCCTCGGTCGAGGAGAACCTGGGGCTGGTGACCATGCGCTCGGCGTCCCGGGCGGGGCTGGTCGACCGCAAGGCGCAGCACGTGGCGGCCGAACGGATCGCCGCGCAGCTGGGCGTGCGGATGGCCGGGCTCGGCCAGCACGTGCGCACGTTGTCCGGCGGCAACCAGCAGAAGGTCGTCATCGGCAAGTGGCTGCTGGCCGACACCAAGGTGCTGATCCTCGACGAGCCGACGCGCGGCATCGACGTCGGCGCCAAGGTCGAGATCTACCAGCTGATCAACGAGCTGACCGCGGCCGGCGCCGCCGTGCTGATGATCTCCAGCGATCTGCCCGAGGTGCTCGGCATGAGCGACCGGGTGCTGGTGATGGCCCAGGGCCGGATCGCCGGAGAACTCGCGGCCGACGAGGCCACCCAGGACGCCGTGATGGCGCTCGCCGTATCCACCCCCACCGCTGAGAAGGAGGCCACCCGTGGCCGCTGA
- a CDS encoding YciI family protein yields the protein MQFLIALHINPAVLDALTAEEKAAVQEGHGKFIEALKESGELVTTQALADPSQSAVVTVRGGRTVVTDGPFLEAKEHLGGYYLVDCEDRDRAVELAAMIPDAAIEGLGVEVRQVMFECGRLEA from the coding sequence ATGCAGTTCCTGATCGCCCTGCACATCAACCCCGCCGTGCTGGACGCGCTGACCGCCGAGGAGAAGGCGGCGGTCCAGGAGGGCCACGGGAAGTTCATCGAGGCGCTGAAGGAGTCCGGCGAGCTGGTCACCACGCAGGCGCTGGCCGACCCGTCCCAGTCCGCCGTCGTCACCGTGCGCGGCGGCCGGACGGTCGTCACCGACGGGCCCTTCCTGGAGGCCAAGGAGCACCTGGGCGGCTACTACCTGGTCGACTGCGAGGACCGGGACCGGGCGGTCGAACTGGCCGCGATGATCCCGGACGCCGCGATCGAGGGCCTGGGGGTCGAGGTGCGCCAGGTGATGTTCGAGTGCGGACGGCTGGAGGCGTGA
- a CDS encoding ribokinase has protein sequence MYDYDLLVVGSANADLVIGVERRPGAGETVLGSDLSVHPGGKGANQAVAAARLGARTALLARVGDDGHGRLLLDSLRSAGVDPAGVLAGGAPTGVALITVDPSGDNSIVVSPGANARLTPADVRAAEGLLRASRVVSTQLEIPLETVEEVVRGLPSGTRFVLNPSPPRPLPAEVLAACDPLIVNEHEARVLLGGAGAGEEPEDWARGLLALGPRSVVVTLGAEGALVHDGSGATRVASVKVDAVDTTGAGDAFTAALAWRLGTGASLAEAAGYAARVGAAAVTKPGAQESYPTAEEVRAL, from the coding sequence ATGTACGACTACGACCTGTTGGTCGTGGGCTCGGCCAACGCCGACCTGGTGATCGGTGTCGAACGGCGGCCGGGTGCCGGTGAGACGGTGCTCGGCTCGGACCTGTCCGTGCACCCCGGCGGCAAGGGTGCCAACCAGGCGGTGGCCGCCGCCCGGCTCGGGGCCCGCACGGCCCTGCTGGCCCGGGTGGGCGACGACGGCCACGGCCGGCTGCTGCTCGACTCCCTGCGCTCGGCCGGGGTGGACCCGGCGGGCGTGCTGGCCGGCGGGGCGCCCACCGGTGTCGCGCTGATCACCGTCGACCCGTCCGGCGACAACAGCATCGTGGTGTCGCCGGGTGCCAACGCCCGTCTCACCCCGGCGGACGTGCGGGCGGCCGAGGGGCTGCTGCGCGCCTCCCGCGTGGTCTCCACCCAGCTGGAGATCCCGCTGGAGACGGTCGAGGAGGTGGTGCGCGGCCTGCCGTCCGGGACCCGGTTCGTGCTGAACCCGTCCCCGCCGCGCCCGCTGCCCGCGGAGGTGCTGGCGGCCTGCGACCCGCTGATCGTCAACGAGCACGAGGCGCGGGTGCTCCTGGGCGGGGCCGGGGCGGGCGAGGAGCCCGAGGACTGGGCCCGCGGGCTGCTGGCCCTGGGCCCGCGCTCGGTGGTGGTGACGCTCGGCGCCGAGGGCGCGCTGGTGCACGACGGCTCGGGCGCGACCCGGGTGGCGTCGGTGAAGGTCGACGCGGTGGACACCACGGGCGCCGGCGACGCGTTCACGGCCGCGCTGGCGTGGCGGCTGGGCACGGGCGCGAGCCTCGCGGAGGCGGCCGGGTACGCGGCGCGCGTCGGCGCGGCGGCCGTGACGAAGCCGGGGGCGCAGGAGTCGTACCCGACGGCCGAGGAGGTCCGGGCGCTGTGA
- a CDS encoding helix-turn-helix domain-containing protein, which yields MSVDRRPRTPREKYGEELRLRRIAAGLTQEQLSEIIVCSPTLISHYESGRRLPKPDDARRIDLALGTDGFFERWLEDLESKYNDYFAAVAELEQQATTIKQFGLALVPGVLQTEGYATAVFRAYWPNYTTEELEEFLVNRMKRRRMFEGPEQPVVWTLLDESVLRHRVGGPEVMAEQLHKIADMAEAGRLRLHVLPHRVGAHALLQSPLVLMSFKDSAPVAYVEGFRTGHLMDDPSLVRASRTAYALALSDALSQQESHALVRAAAEEHVHGAQ from the coding sequence ATGAGCGTTGACCGCAGGCCACGGACGCCGCGCGAGAAGTACGGGGAGGAGCTGAGGCTGCGACGGATCGCGGCCGGGCTCACGCAGGAGCAACTGAGCGAGATCATCGTGTGCTCGCCCACGCTGATCAGCCACTACGAATCGGGCAGGCGGCTGCCCAAGCCCGACGACGCACGCCGGATCGATCTGGCGCTCGGGACGGACGGGTTCTTCGAGCGGTGGTTGGAAGACCTGGAGTCGAAATACAACGACTACTTCGCGGCTGTGGCGGAGCTTGAGCAACAGGCCACGACGATCAAGCAGTTCGGGCTGGCGCTGGTTCCTGGCGTCCTGCAGACCGAGGGCTACGCAACCGCTGTGTTCCGCGCCTACTGGCCGAACTACACGACCGAGGAACTTGAAGAATTCCTCGTCAACCGAATGAAACGCCGACGCATGTTCGAGGGCCCCGAGCAGCCGGTCGTCTGGACACTGCTCGACGAGTCGGTGCTGCGGCACCGCGTCGGCGGCCCAGAGGTCATGGCCGAACAACTCCACAAGATCGCCGACATGGCCGAGGCGGGGCGGCTGCGGCTCCATGTGCTTCCGCACCGTGTCGGAGCACACGCGCTCCTACAGAGCCCGCTCGTGCTGATGAGCTTCAAGGACTCCGCACCGGTGGCCTACGTGGAAGGCTTCCGCACAGGCCACTTGATGGATGATCCGTCGCTGGTGAGGGCAAGTCGGACCGCCTACGCTCTGGCCCTGAGCGACGCGTTGTCGCAGCAGGAGTCACATGCCCTCGTCAGAGCGGCAGCGGAGGAGCACGTACATGGCGCGCAATGA
- the rbsD gene encoding D-ribose pyranase: protein MKKAGILNRHLAGALAELGHTDGVLVCDAGMPVPDGPRVVDLAFRAGVPSFAEVLDGLLDELVIEGATAARELRGAHRELLERRLPGLAYVPHERLKELSAGARLIVRTGEASPYANVLLRCGVFF, encoded by the coding sequence GTGAAGAAGGCGGGCATCCTCAATCGTCATCTGGCCGGTGCGCTGGCCGAGTTGGGGCACACCGACGGGGTGCTGGTGTGCGACGCGGGCATGCCGGTCCCGGACGGTCCGCGCGTGGTGGACCTGGCCTTCCGGGCCGGGGTGCCGTCCTTCGCGGAGGTCCTGGACGGCCTGCTGGACGAGCTGGTGATCGAGGGGGCGACGGCGGCGCGGGAGCTGCGCGGGGCCCATCGGGAGCTGCTGGAGCGGCGGCTGCCCGGCCTGGCCTACGTGCCCCACGAGCGGCTCAAGGAGCTGTCGGCGGGGGCCCGGCTGATCGTCCGCACCGGCGAGGCCAGTCCGTACGCCAATGTGCTGCTGCGGTGCGGGGTGTTCTTCTGA
- a CDS encoding RNA polymerase sigma factor, whose protein sequence is MSAPGPAPGTEDLLRDLAPRVLGALVRRHGRFEDCEDAVQEAVLAATTQWPAEGVPGNPRGWLTTVASRRLADQARSDIARREREAATAAEVAPGEVPDTDDTLLLLFLCCHPALTPASQTALTLRAVGGLTTAEIAGAFLVPEATTAARISRAKQRIRAAGGTFAAPDGPEPRERLPVVLHVLYLIFNEGYTATSGSRLDRPDLAHEAIRLARAVHARLPEDGEVTGLLALMLLTDARRTARTTPSGDLVPLAEQDRTAWDRALIEEGTALVETALAGPSLGPYALQAAIAATHADAPKAEETNWAQVYALYLILERIAPNPMVTLNRAVALAETAGPEAGLALLATLDGDPRTARHHRLLSVRAHLLERTGDTAGAHEHYRRAAKATASLAERRHLEARAARLSGDG, encoded by the coding sequence GTGAGCGCTCCCGGCCCGGCACCGGGCACCGAGGACCTGCTGCGCGACCTCGCGCCGCGGGTCCTCGGCGCGCTCGTCCGCCGGCACGGCCGGTTCGAGGACTGCGAGGACGCCGTGCAGGAGGCCGTCCTCGCCGCCACCACGCAGTGGCCGGCCGAGGGCGTGCCCGGCAACCCGCGCGGCTGGCTGACCACGGTCGCCTCCCGCCGGCTGGCCGACCAGGCGCGCAGCGACATCGCCCGCCGGGAGCGGGAGGCCGCGACCGCCGCCGAGGTCGCCCCCGGAGAGGTGCCGGACACCGACGACACCCTGCTCCTGCTGTTCCTGTGCTGCCACCCGGCGCTGACCCCGGCCTCCCAGACCGCGCTGACCCTGCGGGCCGTGGGCGGCCTGACCACGGCCGAGATCGCCGGCGCCTTCCTGGTGCCGGAGGCCACGACGGCGGCCCGGATCAGCCGGGCCAAGCAGCGGATCAGGGCGGCGGGCGGCACCTTCGCCGCGCCGGACGGACCGGAACCGCGGGAGCGGCTGCCGGTCGTCCTGCACGTGCTCTACCTGATCTTCAACGAGGGCTACACCGCCACCTCGGGCAGCCGCCTCGACCGTCCCGACCTCGCGCACGAGGCCATCCGGCTCGCCCGGGCCGTGCACGCCCGGCTCCCCGAGGACGGCGAGGTCACCGGGCTGCTCGCCCTGATGCTGCTGACCGACGCCCGCCGCACGGCCCGTACCACCCCCTCGGGCGACCTGGTCCCGCTCGCGGAGCAGGACCGCACGGCCTGGGACCGCGCACTGATCGAGGAGGGCACCGCACTGGTCGAGACGGCGCTGGCCGGGCCCTCCCTCGGTCCCTACGCCCTCCAGGCCGCCATCGCCGCCACCCACGCCGACGCGCCCAAGGCCGAGGAGACCAACTGGGCCCAGGTGTACGCCCTCTACCTGATCCTGGAGCGGATCGCGCCCAATCCCATGGTCACCCTCAACCGGGCCGTCGCCCTCGCGGAGACCGCGGGGCCCGAGGCCGGGCTCGCCCTCCTCGCCACCCTGGACGGCGACCCCCGCACGGCCCGCCACCACCGGCTGCTGTCGGTCCGGGCGCACCTGCTGGAGAGGACCGGCGACACGGCGGGGGCCCACGAGCACTACCGGCGCGCGGCGAAGGCCACCGCGAGCCTCGCCGAACGGCGCCACCTGGAGGCGCGGGCGGCCCGGCTGTCAGGAGACGGGTGA
- a CDS encoding substrate-binding domain-containing protein, which translates to MAADTLKSTTGASGAPGGLRRLLLDNGALTALIVLVIALSALSGDFLTTDNLLNIGVQAAVTAILAFGVTFVIVAAGIDLSVGSVAALSATVLAWSATQHGVPVALAVVLAVATGVAAGLVNGFLIAYGKLPPFIATLAMLSVGRGLALVISGGVPIPFPDSVSHLGDTLGDWLPVPVLVMIVMGLLAAFVLGRTYIGRSMYAIGGNEEAARLSGLRVKKQKLAIYALSGVFAAVAGIVLASRLSSAQPQAADGYELDAIAAVVIGGASLAGGTGKASGTLVGALILAVLRNGLNLLNVSAFWQQVVIGVVIALAVLLDTVRRKAGATPVTSGGGGNKGKQAATYGLAAVVTVAIVGATSFLHNGSSSSDKPKMGLSLSTLNNPFFVQIRSGAQAEAKRLGVDLTVTDAQNDASQQANQLQNFTSSHLGAIIVNPVDSDAASNSVKAADKADIPVIAVDRGVNKADVNALVASDNIAGGEQAAKTIAEKLGGKGKIVILQGQAGTSAARERAQGFANGLKAYPGIKVVAQQPADFDRTKGLDVMSNLLQAHPDVQGVIAANDEMALGAIKALGSKAGTSVPVVGFDGTPDGLKAVKAGTLYASVAQQPTQLGRIAVDNALKATQGKKVEQMVKVPVKVVTKDNVAGFSG; encoded by the coding sequence GTGGCCGCTGACACGCTCAAGAGCACGACGGGCGCGAGTGGCGCCCCGGGCGGCCTGCGCCGGCTGCTGCTCGACAACGGCGCGCTGACCGCGCTGATCGTCCTGGTCATCGCCCTGTCGGCGCTGTCCGGCGACTTCCTGACGACGGACAACCTGCTGAACATCGGCGTCCAGGCGGCCGTGACGGCCATCCTGGCCTTCGGTGTCACCTTCGTGATCGTCGCGGCGGGCATCGACCTGTCCGTGGGCTCGGTGGCCGCGCTGTCGGCGACCGTGCTGGCCTGGAGCGCCACCCAGCACGGGGTGCCGGTCGCGCTGGCCGTCGTCCTCGCGGTCGCCACGGGTGTGGCGGCCGGTCTGGTGAACGGCTTCCTGATCGCCTACGGCAAGCTGCCGCCGTTCATCGCGACGCTGGCGATGCTGTCGGTGGGCCGCGGTCTGGCGCTGGTGATCTCCGGCGGTGTGCCGATCCCGTTCCCGGACTCGGTCTCGCACCTCGGTGACACCCTGGGCGACTGGCTGCCGGTGCCGGTGCTGGTCATGATCGTGATGGGGCTGCTGGCCGCGTTCGTGCTCGGCCGTACCTACATCGGCCGCTCGATGTACGCGATCGGCGGCAACGAGGAGGCCGCGCGCCTGTCGGGCCTGCGGGTGAAGAAGCAGAAGCTCGCGATCTACGCGCTGTCCGGTGTGTTCGCCGCGGTGGCCGGCATCGTGCTGGCCTCCCGGCTGTCCTCCGCGCAGCCGCAGGCCGCCGACGGCTACGAGCTGGACGCGATCGCCGCGGTCGTGATCGGCGGTGCCTCGCTCGCGGGCGGCACCGGCAAGGCGTCGGGCACCCTGGTCGGCGCGCTGATCCTCGCGGTGCTGCGCAACGGCCTCAACCTGCTCAACGTCTCGGCGTTCTGGCAGCAGGTCGTGATCGGTGTGGTCATCGCGCTGGCGGTGCTGCTCGACACGGTGCGCCGCAAGGCGGGCGCCACCCCGGTGACCAGCGGTGGCGGCGGCAACAAGGGCAAGCAGGCGGCGACGTACGGGCTCGCGGCCGTGGTGACGGTGGCGATCGTCGGCGCGACCTCGTTCCTGCACAACGGCTCCTCGTCCTCGGACAAGCCGAAGATGGGTCTGTCGCTGTCCACCCTCAACAACCCGTTCTTCGTGCAGATCCGCTCCGGCGCGCAGGCCGAGGCGAAGAGGCTGGGCGTGGACCTGACGGTGACCGACGCGCAGAACGACGCCTCGCAGCAGGCCAACCAGCTCCAGAACTTCACCAGTTCGCACCTGGGCGCGATCATCGTGAACCCGGTGGACTCGGACGCGGCCAGCAACTCGGTCAAGGCCGCCGACAAGGCGGACATCCCGGTCATCGCGGTCGACCGCGGCGTCAACAAGGCGGATGTGAACGCCCTGGTGGCCTCGGACAACATCGCCGGTGGTGAGCAGGCGGCCAAGACGATCGCCGAGAAGCTGGGCGGCAAGGGCAAGATCGTGATCCTCCAGGGGCAGGCGGGCACCTCGGCGGCGCGGGAGCGCGCGCAGGGCTTCGCCAACGGCCTCAAGGCCTACCCGGGCATCAAGGTGGTGGCTCAGCAGCCGGCCGACTTCGACCGCACCAAGGGCCTCGACGTGATGTCCAACCTGCTCCAGGCCCACCCGGACGTGCAGGGCGTGATCGCCGCCAACGACGAGATGGCGCTCGGCGCGATCAAGGCCCTGGGGTCCAAGGCCGGTACGTCGGTGCCGGTGGTCGGCTTCGACGGCACCCCCGACGGCCTGAAGGCGGTCAAGGCGGGCACGCTCTACGCCTCCGTCGCCCAGCAGCCGACCCAGCTCGGCCGGATCGCCGTGGACAACGCGCTCAAGGCGACCCAGGGCAAGAAGGTGGAGCAGATGGTGAAGGTGCCGGTGAAGGTGGTCACGAAGGACAACGTGGCCGGCTTCAGCGGCTGA
- a CDS encoding helix-turn-helix domain-containing protein, whose protein sequence is MEQREHTMGEAVGAGGRSPAGRKVREARQGLGLTIEELAEASGVSVRTISDVERGRSQRPQRGTLTALAQGLGLDEAARAELLAVARAGRPVSDGSARVGASPCPLPRGVRDFVGRHAELSALRALAQRAAEGRGPDRDVPPVAVVSGPPGSGKTTLALRLAEEFAPSFPDGEFLLDMRGLEEQPLSAQEAVLRLLGAWDVEVAQLGAEERLARYHARAARLRALVILDNAADEAQVRPLLPRAGGVLVVMTSRSTLAGLEGVLRLPLGALSEDESTALLRAIVSDGRVDAEPDAVRSVSELCGHLPLALRVAGNWAATRTNWSLRRLAGRLADEDRRLDSLSAGDLRVNSAFSLSYSRLAPAAARMFRLLAQVPGPDFSAPSAAVLAGTSLPYAEDLLDDLLDAGLLMTSPGDRYRFHDLLRLYARSRLRAEEGEEGSAEAGARLRSWLLDTAVLAGRWYEPDHGAPQPDPGRLVALDDREQALRWLKAESDNWLAAFREAAARGAHARVTEVAQAMNWFSDLWVSWGHWAEVFQSAAQSAAALGDAGLEATHRNHLAWAHWVGGRHDEAAASAAHALRLATAGGDVAQQGWAHFYLGWLQNLAGDDAPATANLLRAKELFARADDIRGHLHAAIAGINLLEKAGRAREAVETHREVMDALADPRNHERIPSNVRDTNILTANYQVGFVHLGQGHWADAVRALRPIRGQFDARGFHTPGAEVHLNLAHALARLAENEEAAAGYRAVLALEDRVPPAMVDEARAGLDALAPGGPPLEEPARLAARRP, encoded by the coding sequence GTGGAGCAACGGGAACACACCATGGGTGAGGCGGTGGGAGCCGGTGGCCGATCGCCGGCCGGCCGGAAGGTGCGGGAGGCGCGGCAGGGCCTTGGTCTGACGATCGAGGAGCTGGCCGAGGCGTCCGGCGTTTCGGTGCGCACGATCAGCGACGTGGAACGGGGCCGGAGCCAGCGCCCCCAGCGCGGGACGCTCACCGCGCTCGCCCAGGGTCTCGGCCTGGACGAGGCGGCACGTGCCGAACTGCTGGCCGTCGCCCGCGCGGGCCGTCCGGTGAGCGACGGCTCCGCCCGGGTCGGCGCCTCCCCCTGCCCACTGCCCAGGGGAGTACGGGACTTCGTCGGACGGCACGCGGAACTGTCCGCGCTGCGCGCCCTGGCGCAGCGGGCCGCCGAGGGGCGGGGCCCGGACAGGGACGTGCCGCCGGTGGCGGTGGTGTCCGGTCCGCCGGGCAGCGGGAAGACGACCCTCGCGCTCCGGCTGGCCGAGGAGTTCGCACCCTCGTTCCCCGACGGTGAATTCCTGCTCGACATGCGGGGGTTGGAGGAACAACCGCTCTCGGCGCAGGAGGCGGTGCTGCGCCTGCTGGGGGCGTGGGACGTCGAGGTGGCCCAGCTGGGTGCAGAGGAGCGGCTGGCGCGCTACCACGCCAGGGCGGCCCGGCTGCGTGCGCTCGTGATCCTGGACAACGCGGCCGACGAGGCCCAGGTCAGGCCGCTGCTGCCGCGGGCGGGCGGTGTGCTGGTGGTGATGACCAGCCGGTCCACCCTGGCCGGCCTGGAAGGGGTGCTCCGGTTGCCGCTGGGCGCGCTGAGCGAGGACGAGTCGACCGCCTTGCTGCGGGCCATCGTCAGTGACGGGCGTGTGGACGCCGAACCGGACGCCGTGCGTTCGGTGAGCGAGCTGTGCGGGCACCTTCCGCTGGCGTTGCGGGTGGCGGGCAACTGGGCGGCCACCCGGACGAACTGGAGCCTGCGGCGGCTGGCCGGCCGGCTCGCCGACGAGGATCGTCGACTGGACTCGCTCAGCGCCGGCGACCTGCGGGTGAACTCGGCCTTCTCGCTTTCCTATTCACGTCTCGCTCCCGCGGCCGCCCGGATGTTCCGGCTGCTGGCCCAGGTGCCGGGACCCGATTTCAGCGCGCCGTCGGCGGCCGTCCTCGCGGGCACGTCGCTGCCGTACGCGGAGGACCTGCTGGACGACCTGCTCGACGCCGGACTGCTGATGACCTCGCCGGGGGACCGCTACCGCTTCCACGACCTGCTGCGGCTGTACGCGCGCTCCCGGCTCCGCGCGGAGGAGGGCGAGGAGGGATCGGCCGAGGCCGGTGCCCGCCTGCGCTCCTGGCTGCTGGACACCGCGGTCCTGGCCGGCCGCTGGTACGAGCCGGACCACGGCGCGCCGCAGCCGGACCCCGGCCGCCTGGTCGCCCTCGACGACCGGGAGCAGGCACTGCGTTGGCTCAAGGCGGAGAGCGACAACTGGCTGGCTGCCTTCCGCGAGGCCGCCGCGCGCGGCGCGCACGCCAGGGTCACGGAGGTCGCCCAGGCCATGAACTGGTTCTCCGACCTGTGGGTCTCCTGGGGCCACTGGGCCGAGGTCTTCCAGAGCGCCGCACAGTCCGCGGCGGCCCTGGGCGACGCCGGACTGGAGGCCACCCACCGCAACCACCTCGCCTGGGCCCACTGGGTGGGCGGCCGCCACGACGAGGCCGCCGCCTCCGCCGCACACGCGCTGCGCCTCGCCACGGCCGGCGGGGACGTCGCCCAGCAGGGCTGGGCGCACTTCTACCTCGGCTGGCTCCAGAACCTGGCCGGCGACGACGCGCCCGCGACCGCCAACCTGCTGCGGGCCAAGGAACTGTTCGCCCGGGCCGACGACATCAGGGGCCACCTCCACGCGGCCATCGCCGGCATCAACCTGCTGGAGAAGGCAGGCCGCGCGCGGGAGGCCGTCGAGACCCACCGGGAGGTCATGGACGCCCTCGCCGACCCCCGCAACCACGAGCGCATCCCGTCGAACGTACGCGACACCAACATCCTGACCGCCAACTACCAGGTGGGCTTCGTGCATCTCGGACAAGGCCACTGGGCGGACGCGGTCCGCGCCCTGCGTCCGATCCGCGGGCAGTTCGACGCCCGCGGGTTCCACACGCCCGGCGCCGAGGTCCACCTCAACCTGGCCCACGCCCTTGCCCGCCTCGCGGAGAACGAAGAGGCCGCCGCCGGGTACCGCGCCGTGCTCGCGCTGGAAGACCGCGTCCCGCCGGCCATGGTGGACGAGGCCCGCGCGGGCCTCGACGCCCTCGCCCCCGGCGGGCCGCCCCTGGAGGAGCCGGCCCGGCTCGCGGCCCGGCGCCCCTGA